One window of Salmo salar chromosome ssa11, Ssal_v3.1, whole genome shotgun sequence genomic DNA carries:
- the LOC106563405 gene encoding uncharacterized protein, with protein sequence MPNPTDDRLRVVAVIHALKASGVRVKNWKNFFNGQYTSGPVRTESQSQFAFGRDLILLPQCHLTDMSGTVPKFLVDACEFLSQHLHTEGLFRKTGSLSRIRALKAGLEQGEPVFSLPHSATLQSCDVASLVKQFLRELPSPLIPMDLQVPLCCAQGLEEEGGQEQGKDGVTLLLTALFPLSHSRALRYFCTFLRQTAQRCEENRMEVGNLALVIAPNLLHCPAGGSKLTAGTERQLDRQAAVIKTLIIHADRIGVVPPSIMDMATVAESGEFTTPPVDGGRFQEREGLGVYRSLRRQRRRSVGEIFVDALSKFKTGRTHTGPSHPTDGQQNTKTSHHTTPQSPVTSKRKSSEDTVPDVEGSAKKRRSIHDLREDSQSISKLHSNDSESAVGQSPSSTHTSVLSVVEGSREQELSVTRSASEKRRNHKKHKTSNKHPVQDDKAHRRRSLRFFNMPSWSSPNPSPTPIGNDTENWIMGSRTVSDGMTEASSSEAGLYRIPVKRIDGPGRVLVGNEMEAKPDLLNYSFAENLDDFLDLATFDSPTGTEDGDSREFSGLKLEKETIEETASYCLTNSVFRGPEQVGIKEEMGLSKKLSTVDMSDRVGQKPRRPRRSISMPEVTLDQLRIQDEIDKKEKTEKEDGVFEDTWVMVEEPQQARIITVVDEGLGKGMDEAEELEEKPLVKKEKMTESGLRFKRTHQRLSLAEQLRHFNALATLLRSPRVPPPPPEPRLNDVLHESQREGGQRSFVHLRRQGERGFGRSISHDGVPGSFPGQAPKNQQDEPGVFQSPSETVLCLPPKPTLSLYQFAQEGQNEIQHTPDPQLQQDNPLQTIQYLCTPPSLNPKQNQESHQGQFNKSQLHLRESQMKLLEEQYTDSGLHDLLEMHLNICDPKEEQGQYLTVPMQFDSVCLRQSILGVLPQTMVPLQQKPQTTEVKLPLPSPLTPPLSQTETCSPSPSVPSSTTIDRTSSTELYTDPLVANCSPTSVTAFDFIEVDRGVCERDGCSLPVELSPPPVLQFSHLATRRGYRDSPRWPIHDISIATGDPVHIYLGAGDPLQI encoded by the exons ATGCCAAACCCCACGGACGACCGTCTGCGCGTGGTGGCCGTGATACATGCTTTGAAAGCATCTGGAGTTCGCGTGAAAAATTGGAAGAACTTCTTCAATGGGCAATACACGAGTGGCCCTGTCAGAACG GAGAGCCAATCTCAATTTGCCTTTGGTCGGGACCTGATCTTGCTGCCCCAGTGCCATTTAACTGATATGAGTGGGACAGTGCCAAa GTTCTTGGTGGATGCCTGTGAATTTTTATCCCAGCATCTTCATACTGAAGGGCTGTTTCGAAAGACGGGGTCGTTGAGTCGGATCCGTGCTTTGAAG GCTGGCCTGGAGCAGGGGGAGCCAGTCTTTTCTCTGCCACATTCAGCCACTCTGCAGTCCTGTGATGTGGCATCTCTTGTGAAGCAGTTCTTACGGGAGTtgccctctcccctcatccctatGGATCTACAGGTGCCACTGTGCTGTGCACAGGgcttagaggaggaggggggccaGGAGCAGGGTAAAGATGGAGTCACTCTTCTTCTTACAGCCCTGTTCCCTCTTTCTCATTCACGGGCCCTCCGATACTTCTGCACTTTCCTTAGACAGACGGCTCAAAG ATGTGAAGAGAATCGTATGGAAGTGGGCAATCTGGCCCTTGTGATTGCACCTAATTTGCTACATTGTCCAGCTGGGGGCTCTAAACTGACCGCAGGCACAGAGAGACAACTGGATAGACAAGCAGCAGTGATCAAGACGCTCATAATACATGCAGATCGTATCG GTGTCGTTCCCCCTTCTATTATGGACATGGCAACTGTAGCAGAGTCGGGTGAATTCACTACACCCCCAGTTGATGGAGGGAGGTTTCAGGAGAGGGAAGGACTTGGTGTGTATAGGAGTTTAAGACGTCAAAGGAGGCGCAGTGTTGGAG agatatttgtGGATGCTCTCAGTAAATTCAAGACAGGCCGCACACACACTGGCCCTTCACATCCCACAGACG GCCAGCAAAATACAAAGAcctctcaccacaccacacctcaatCACCAGTCACATCCAAACGAAAATCGAGCGAAGATACTGTCCCTGATGTAGAGGGCTCTGCTAAAAAAag ACGCTCTATCCATGACCTAAGAGAAGACAGCCAATCCATCAGCAAACTACACTCAAATG ATTCCGAGTCGGCAGTCGGCCAAAGCCCTTCCAGTACTCACACCTCTGTCCTGAGTGTAGTGGAGGGCAGTAGGGAGCAGGAGCTGTCTGTCACTCGCAGTGCCTcagagaagaggaggaatcacaaaaaacataaaacatcAAACAA GCATCCGGTGCAAGATGACAAGGCTCATCGAAGGAGATCTCTCAGATTCTTCAACATGCCAAGCTGGAGCAGCCCT AACCCTTCCCCCACACCAATTGGGAATGACACTGAGAATTGGATCATGGGCAGTAGGACGGTATCTGATGGTATGACTGAAGCATCCAGCTCTGAGGCTGGACTGTACAGGATTCCTGTCAAAAGGATTGATGGCCCTGGACGAG TTCTAGTGGGGAATGAGATGGAGGCTAAACCTGATCTGCTGAACTACAGCTTTGCTGAAAATCTTGATGACTTCCTGGATCTCGCGACATTTGACTCGCCTACCGGGACAGAAGATGGGGATTCACGTGAATTCTCTGGGCTCAAGTTGGAAAAGGAGACAATAGAGGAAACAGCTTCATACTGTCTAACTAACAGTGTATTTAGGGGTCCGGAGCAGGTTGGGATAAAAGAAGAGATGGGTCTAAGTAAGAAGCTGTCAACAGTGGATATGTCTGACAGGGTTGGTCAGAAGCCCCGTCGCCCTCGTCGCTCCATCAGTATGCCAGAGGTGACATTGGACCAACTGAGGATTCAAGATGAAATAGACAAGAAGGAGAAAACAGAGAAAGAAGATGGAGTCTTTGAGGACACCTGGGTTATGGTGGAGGAACCCCAACAAGCCAGAATCATAACTGTGGTGGATGAAGGGCTGGGTAAAGGAATGGATGAAGCAGAAGAGTTGGAGGAAAAACCATTGGTGAAGAAAGAGAAGATGACAGAGTCAGGACTCAGGTTTAAGAGGACACACCAGCGCCTGTCTTTAGCAGAGCAGCTCAGGCATTTCAACGCTCTGGCAACACTGCTCCGTAGCCCCAGGGTTCCTCCCCCGCCCCCTGAACCCCGGCTCAACGATGTCCTGCATGAGAGTCAGCGGGAAGGGGGTCAGAGGAGCTTTGTACATCTGCGTCGGCAGGGAGAAAGGGGGTTTGGACGCTCCATCAGTCACGATGGTGTTCCCGGATCTTTTCCAGGACAAGCTCCTAAAAATCAGCAGGATGAGCCAGGGGTTTTTCAAAGCCCCAGTGAGACAGTTCTATGTTTACCACCAAAGCCAACTCTAAGTCTTTATCAATTTGCCCAAGAGGGGCAGAATGAAATCCAACATACTCCAGATCCTCAACTACAACAGGATAACCCCTTGCAAACCATCCAGTATTTGTGTACTCCTCCATCACTAAATCCAAAGCAGAACCAGGAATCTCACCAAGGGCAATTTAACAAATCACAATTGCATCTCAGGGAAAGCCAAATGAAACTGTTGGAGGAACAATACACAGATTCAGGTCTGCATGACCTGCTGGAGATGCACTTGAATATATGTGATCCAAAGGAGGAGCAAGGGCAATACCTTACAGTTCCAATGCAGTttgatagtgtctgtctgagacaGTCTATCTTAGGTGTTCTACCTCAGACCATGGTCCCCCTACAGCAGAAGCCCCAAACTACTGAAGTCAAacttcctctcccttctcctctaacccctcctctctctcaaacAGAAACATGCTCTCCCAGTCCCAGTGTACCCTCTTCCACAACGATAGACAGAACATCATCAACTGAACTCTACACTGATCCGTTGGTAGCTAACTGCTCTCCTACCTCTGTCACAGCTTTTGACTTTATAGAGGTCGACAGAGGGGTCTGTGAGAGGGATGGGTGTTCTCTTCCTGTGGAATTATCTCCACCCCCAGTCTTGCAGTTCAGTCACCTGGCCACCAGGAGAGGCTACAGAGATTCACCTCGCTGGCCTATCCATGATATTAGCATTGCCACAGGGGACCCCGTTCATATATACCTTGGTGCAGGGGACCCTCTGCAGATCTGA